ACAGCAGGTGCTGCTGCCCTTAATTTCCACATTATGTTTCCTGCCTGCTGGAGCACAGGTGGGATTGCCATGAAACATGGAAGTCTTTTACCTGCAGCAACAGAGGAAAGGGCAGTGACCAGGGAGCTTGCTGTCTACTTTCCTCTCTCTAATTATAGCTCCTGAGGTGGGaaaaagatttctgaaggaaAGCGTTATGTGCTGCTGGTGACCCCAGCCGTTCAAAGGCTGGAGTTCCCTCACAGGGAAGATCTTTGGGTACCCCAAAGACTCAGCTGCAACGTTCATGGGGAGGGACCTGTCCCTGGCTCTCTAGGAGCAGAGGCACCACTACAACAAACAGTGTCTTGTCCCCAGTGGCCAGTGTCATCTCATGAGAAAGCCAATGGCTCTGTATTAGTTTCACCTGAACCTCCACTAAGTAGGCAACTGGCTTAGATCCAGATTCATCCTCATGCATCCTAGCTAGGGCCAGCAGGTTCAGGGTCTTGATCAGATTTATTACATGCCCAGGTATCAGATTGCTTCAGGAATCCAGTTCTGCTCTTGACCTCAGTCATGCCAGGCTATGACAAATCCCAACAGTTATCCACGCAtgatggggaaggaggaagaaaaaaacacccctGCCTTTTTATCAGCATGTTCCTTTTCAGTTCCgtgtctcttcctctttttttttccttcacattttttgcccattttaatttctctgtgatgCTTCATCTTAGACTGGTTTCACCCACTTAACCAAAAAGATGAAAGACAGCCCCAAACAAAAGGCAGTTACCAGAATTCATTAACCCAGCAAGGTCAACGCACTGGGTTTCGGATCCACTGCAGTTTACGATTTCGTTACCGCACTGAAAGGAGTCCACGCTATAGCAGGCAGGACACTGGTATCCATTGGGCACGTTGTCCTCTGGTGGCACTGGAAGGAAGGAGATGGGCCGTAATTGGTTTTAACGAGGGAAGGAGAGGAACGAGCCCGGTGATGGCTTAGCCTGGAAAGCCTCACCTCGGGTCGGGGCAGACAGAGAGGAGACGGGGTATAAGGAAAAAGGGAGCTTACGCGAGACAGAGATTGTTCGACAGTCGTTGCCTGTGCAGCAAGCCAAGTGGCTCCTTGCTTTTACCTTCCCATAGTTCATGGTGATAGGGCCAAGCTGGCAAATGCTGGATGGCAGGCAGGACTTGATGGACGAAGGGATTGCCATCCCCCCTGTAATGAAGTGGAAGGCAGCACCAAGTCGTTAACCACAAGGTAACTCCCTTCCCCTCCTATTAGTTCCTACAGCAGTAACTGCTAAGCAGCCGTCCTGAGGCCTGAGAAGGGTCTGGGGACCACCCCAAAAGCAGCACCGGTGATCCTGGTGATCCCCTCAGAGGAACGAGGGTGCCATCACATCTGAGGCACTAGTGAGGAATTTCTCCTTCTCCACGTCATGCTtaaaggcaggaggagagcacGACTCCTCACAGCCAGCTGGCCTTGTGGCAGAAGTTCACCTTAGCCAGAAAGCCTCAGCCACAGAACTTATGGCGTGACCCACGCGCCTCTGACCCACAGCCCATGCTGCTTCGTGCGCAGTCCGCAGAGCCCACAGTCCATCGCAGTCACAAGCATCCTGACACAGGCAAGACTAGTCTTTGCCATGAACCAAACCCACAAGGTGTAATGGGGTGCAGACCAGTTACATTGCAGTCTAGTGGGGCCCCACCAGTGCTGTGAGGAGGAAAGGTCACTTTGCACAAGCAGGGGGAAGACAGGCACTGGAGCTGCCAGCACCGAAGGTGGTAGGATATGAGATAAACTCCAGTCTAAAAGCCAACAGTCACTTTACTGAAGCTGGACAATGACCAGGGATGTGCCCCTTATGCAACCGAGCGTGCAGTTGTGTCAGGGCTCAGCACCCATCATCGGCTTATCAACCATGGGGACATGGTGATAGCCCAGCCTTGGTGGTGCCACCAGGCTGCCTGGTGTCCCCTTCCCTGCTTGAGGAATGGAGTCAGATGCAGGCCAGTTTCTCCCTCCACCCATGGCCAGTGCACCCTCAGTGCTAGATGCCAGCAGCCTTGTGTCCCTCACGGTCCAGCCTCTCGACCCAACTCCTCACCTTAACCAGAATTAAAAGCCAATGTCTTCTCCCAGTATGCTGCCTAGGTCCTCCCCTCCACAACTAAGAACCAAGCCCTCCCAGTAGGAAACTGCTGCTCAAGATATAGAGGAATAAAGAGCTTTTCCCATCCCAGACCATCCTGATCTCTGCATCCTCTgtcagtgaaaaggaaaatgaacagcTTACCCGAGGACTCACCATAAGGCCAGTGACAGAGGTAGGGAGAAAGACCCATCGCCCATCCCCACTCCAAAAGCCGCACTGGCGCACAGCTATAGTGGACATCTTACCTACCTATCATGACCTCGTGCAGAATGATGCCGCAGGTATCTTCACCACCACTACAGGTTTTCATGGGGCCAGAGCAGCTTTTTCCTATGCTGTGACAAACCTCACACTGAAGGGAGGtccctggggaaagaaggaggacaCCTTCCTGGGTAGCGGTCATGAGGGATCTCACTTCCCCCTTCATTGATGTTTTGCTTCAGTGTTTGATCAGCACTTTTCACATCCTCTTCCCTTATTTTCCCTGTTTCATTGCtcagtttgttcttttttattatttctgttattatttattCTAGTATGAACTTGAATTTgggttcttttttattatttctgttattatttattCTAGTATGAACTTGAATTTGGGCAAGTGAAGGGAAGCCATTTTGGGatagcattttacattttaaccACCAATACCCAGCCAGCTTCCCTTGTGTCCTATACAATGATGTTTGCTTGGTTTTCCTGGGGTTGCTAAGGAAAGCATCCCCACAAACCCCTCTGTCCCAGCAGGCATTCAGATGTCCCTGGATTCCCAGGCCCCAAATCCTCTCTTTGCAGTGAGCAGGGGCACCCAAAGGTCTGGGGGTCAAGGGGCTGCCAGCGGGTATTGACTATGCTATGTACAAAGAGGGGAATGGCGTATCTCTTTGTAGGCATCAGGGGAAAACACTTTACCAACTGCCTGCTGGAACGTCTTAAGCAGACCAGAATATCAGGCAGTCAGCAGGAAACACAAGAAAGGAATAAAGTGTTTATCAACAGAGGACAAACAGCATGTCTTCCCTGACACACACTCATCGGGACCCAAGGGTCCAGCGTGTAGATTAAGAGGTCCAGGGCACGTGTCAGTTCTCAGGTGCCATCTAAGGCACCTTGCGGTGGCTGTGACATCTACATGAGGTGGCAGGTATGACACAAGACCTCCCAGACACCAGTGCTCTTCTGGACCAGAACTGAAGGACAGCTGAGATGACATATAATGTCTAAAATGTCACACAACCCTCGGCATGAACAAAATAAAGGAGCCCCTAAGTTTGTGGTAAATGGTGGCTGGAGATCAATTCAGCCGA
This region of Calonectris borealis chromosome W, bCalBor7.hap1.2, whole genome shotgun sequence genomic DNA includes:
- the LOC142075109 gene encoding phospholipase A2 inhibitor NAI-like isoform X2, which gives rise to MKASLGLSFFLAFLDPGTSLQCEVCHSIGKSCSGPMKTCSGGEDTCGIILHEVMIGGMAIPSSIKSCLPSSICQLGPITMNYGKVKARSHLACCTGNDCRTISVSLPPEDNVPNGYQCPACYSVDSFQCGNEIVNCSGSETQCVDLAGLMNSGGLSLKAAMKGCTTISECSIVGDGKNNLGMMDIKLRRFQCKPASILARLSSGFAPPDTLFLPVLSGFILEKALL
- the LOC142075109 gene encoding phospholipase A2 inhibitor 25 kDa subunit-like isoform X1, whose product is MKGEVRSLMTATQEGVLLLSPGTSLQCEVCHSIGKSCSGPMKTCSGGEDTCGIILHEVMIGGMAIPSSIKSCLPSSICQLGPITMNYGKVKARSHLACCTGNDCRTISVSLPPEDNVPNGYQCPACYSVDSFQCGNEIVNCSGSETQCVDLAGLMNSGGLSLKAAMKGCTTISECSIVGDGKNNLGMMDIKLRRFQCKPASILARLSSGFAPPDTLFLPVLSGFILEKALL